One window from the genome of Candidatus Deferrimicrobiaceae bacterium encodes:
- a CDS encoding quinone oxidoreductase gives MKAMRVLRFGGPEAMTLEEIPPPSPGEGQALVRLQAVGVNFIDIYQRMGLYSVPLPFTPGNEGSGIVQETGPGVTEVAVGDHVAYAGVSGSYAEFAVVPSGRLVKVPKGIDPETAAAVMLQGMTAHYLSHDTYPLKPGDACLVHAAAGGVGLLLVQMAKRRGARVFGTVSTPEKARLAREAGADDVILYTENDFETEVRRLTGGQGVQVVYDSVGQATFEKSLNCLAPRGYLVLYGQSSGPVPSFDPQVLNARGGLFLTRPSLGHYTRDRQELLSRADQVLGWVADGTLGVRIGGAFPLEEAGEAHRRLAGRQTTGKVLLLP, from the coding sequence ATGAAAGCGATGCGAGTTCTCCGGTTCGGAGGCCCCGAGGCAATGACCCTGGAGGAGATCCCCCCCCCGAGTCCGGGAGAGGGACAAGCGCTCGTCCGGCTCCAGGCCGTCGGCGTGAACTTCATCGACATCTACCAGCGGATGGGGCTCTATTCCGTCCCGTTGCCCTTTACCCCGGGCAACGAGGGCTCGGGAATCGTTCAGGAAACCGGCCCGGGGGTAACGGAAGTCGCCGTCGGGGACCATGTGGCGTACGCCGGGGTATCCGGTTCGTACGCGGAATTCGCGGTGGTCCCTTCCGGGCGGCTCGTCAAGGTCCCGAAGGGGATCGACCCGGAAACGGCGGCCGCCGTGATGCTCCAGGGGATGACCGCCCATTACCTTTCCCATGACACCTACCCGCTGAAACCGGGGGATGCCTGTTTGGTGCACGCCGCGGCCGGGGGGGTCGGCCTGTTGCTGGTGCAGATGGCCAAGCGGCGCGGGGCACGGGTGTTCGGCACCGTCTCCACACCGGAGAAAGCCCGGCTGGCCCGTGAGGCCGGCGCCGACGATGTCATCCTGTACACGGAGAACGATTTCGAAACCGAGGTGAGACGGCTTACCGGCGGACAGGGGGTCCAGGTGGTCTACGACTCCGTCGGCCAGGCAACGTTCGAGAAAAGTTTGAATTGCCTGGCGCCCCGCGGATACCTGGTCCTGTACGGCCAGTCGAGCGGCCCCGTCCCTTCCTTCGACCCGCAGGTCCTCAATGCCCGGGGAGGCCTCTTTCTCACCCGGCCTTCCCTGGGACATTACACGCGGGACCGGCAGGAACTCCTTTCGCGGGCGGACCAGGTTCTCGGCTGGGTCGCCGATGGGACCCTCGGAGTGCGGATCGGAGGAGCCTTTCCATTGGAGGAGGCGGGGGAAGCCCACCGGAGACTGGCAGGCCGGCAGACCACAGGGAAGGTCCTGCTTCTCCCCTGA
- a CDS encoding NTPase, translating into MRGVAAKVLLTGPPGCGKTTVARKIAGILGGRAAGFFTEEVRDAMGSRTGFRVESIDGRTGVLSGKRAGPGPRIGAYVVDVRSFESVALPSLAGEAGKVFLIDEIGKMECLSEAFRTRVREILDSEVPVLATIPLHGGGSFLDGIRNRRDARIIVVMRENRDRLPEEIARMFGGILPCP; encoded by the coding sequence GTGCGGGGAGTCGCGGCAAAGGTATTGCTGACCGGTCCCCCGGGATGCGGCAAGACGACCGTGGCAAGAAAGATCGCGGGGATTCTCGGCGGCCGGGCGGCCGGGTTCTTCACGGAGGAGGTTCGCGACGCGATGGGATCCCGAACCGGGTTCCGGGTGGAGTCGATCGACGGGAGGACGGGAGTGCTGTCGGGCAAGCGGGCCGGCCCCGGCCCGCGGATCGGGGCCTACGTCGTTGACGTCCGGTCCTTCGAATCGGTCGCCCTTCCCTCGCTTGCCGGAGAAGCCGGCAAGGTCTTTCTCATCGACGAGATCGGGAAGATGGAGTGCCTCTCGGAGGCGTTCCGGACCCGGGTGCGGGAGATTCTCGACTCGGAGGTCCCCGTCCTGGCTACGATCCCGTTGCACGGCGGCGGCTCCTTCCTCGACGGGATCCGGAACCGGCGGGACGCGAGGATCATCGTCGTGATGCGGGAGAACCGGGACCGTCTTCCCGAGGAAATCGCAAGGATGTTCGGCGGGATCCTTCCATGCCCGTGA
- a CDS encoding dihydrodipicolinate synthase family protein, giving the protein MAKGSSFEGVFPILVTPFDEREEIDLESFARVVRFMAEIGVDGVTILGVLGESNRLGDNERERLIRVAVSAAGGRIPVIVGTSHRGTLATRHLSQMAEALGADAVMVTPSWEPVPGEEKVFEYFRQVADGISIPIVAQDHPASTEVHMPVPLLLRLVNDIPRVGCLKEEAPPTPAKIRALVQGMTGRKVPVLTGLGALYGIFDLERGSSGFMTGFAFPEVLIAIVREVRRGRMDAAWDLYQRFLPLIVFEQQPGVWIRKEIYRMRGLIQAARVRHPGAGVSPAAADQLRALLARILPGTDITRPLAF; this is encoded by the coding sequence ATGGCAAAAGGATCGTCCTTCGAGGGCGTCTTCCCCATCCTGGTGACTCCGTTCGACGAGCGGGAGGAGATCGATCTCGAATCGTTCGCCCGCGTAGTCCGGTTCATGGCGGAAATCGGCGTGGACGGGGTGACGATCCTCGGTGTATTGGGGGAGTCGAACCGGCTCGGGGACAACGAGCGGGAGCGACTCATCCGCGTGGCCGTATCCGCCGCCGGAGGGAGAATCCCGGTGATCGTCGGAACGAGTCACAGGGGGACGCTCGCGACGCGCCACCTGAGCCAGATGGCGGAGGCGCTCGGCGCGGACGCGGTGATGGTGACCCCGTCGTGGGAACCGGTGCCGGGGGAGGAGAAGGTCTTCGAATATTTCCGGCAGGTGGCCGACGGGATCTCCATCCCGATCGTGGCGCAGGACCACCCCGCCTCCACGGAAGTTCACATGCCGGTTCCCTTGCTGCTCCGGTTGGTGAACGACATCCCGCGGGTGGGGTGCCTCAAGGAGGAGGCTCCCCCCACCCCCGCGAAGATCCGCGCTCTCGTACAGGGCATGACGGGGCGGAAGGTTCCCGTTCTCACGGGACTGGGGGCTCTTTACGGGATCTTCGACCTGGAGCGGGGGAGCAGCGGGTTCATGACCGGTTTTGCCTTCCCGGAGGTCCTGATCGCGATCGTCCGGGAGGTGCGCCGGGGGAGAATGGATGCCGCCTGGGACCTCTACCAGCGCTTTCTCCCCCTGATCGTCTTCGAGCAGCAGCCCGGGGTGTGGATCCGGAAGGAAATCTACCGGATGCGCGGCCTGATCCAGGCCGCCCGCGTCCGCCACCCCGGTGCGGGGGTATCTCCGGCCGCAGCCGACCAGCTGCGCGCACTTCTCGCCCGGATCCTGCCGGGGACGGACATCACCCGGCCTCTTGCGTTTTGA